The DNA region AGCAGACTCCGGCGATCATCCGCGGGGTGCGCGGACGAGTAAGGCGCGCGACGGGCTGGTATGCGTTCGCCGTAAACAGCGCGGGGCTGATCGTCGCTCCGCACGCGGGGCAGAAGCGAGATGACGGTTCGATTGGCTTTCCACAATGGCTACAGAACATGGGAGCCTCCAAATATTACATTTAGCAGCGACCTCTATTTTGCCACACCTTCTGGTGCTTTATTTACCCGCATAAGGGGTTTTGAGGTACTTGCGTGCGGTGTCGGCCTGGGATTGGTCGCCGCCCCCGGCACTGGCCTGCTGATACTGTTTGATGGCCTCGGGCCGGTTGTGGAGGAGATCGAACATCTCTCCGGCGTTGAGTTGGGCACGGCGCCGCAGCCAGTCGCTGCAGGTAGGTTGTGCGGCGGCCTGAAGGTAATTGTTGGCCGCGTCAGAGATATCGTTCTGCCCCCGCTGGGTGTCGGCGAGGCCGAAGTAGGCCATGTGCAGGCGCGGATCGAAGAAGTAGCCGGGCTTGGCGGCGTCGACCAGAATGGCTTTGTACGTAGCGATGGCAGCCGGGCCGTTA from Edaphobacter paludis includes:
- a CDS encoding PspC domain-containing protein is translated as MFCSHCGKPIEPSSRFCPACGATISPALFTANAYQPVARLTRPRTPRMIAGVCSGFALHYGWDINVVRVITALFIIFTTGIGALAYLAAWVIIPEAPYALPIKST